A DNA window from Candidatus Saccharimonadales bacterium contains the following coding sequences:
- a CDS encoding type II secretion system protein, which translates to MIKHKPFSKLLLPRNRGFTIVELLVVISTIAILVTIGTYAYINVQKQSTDAAIVAKASWIAHQLDQYKTTHGEYPLMEALNPGTSSTYVTMTDFTAAASILNVTTDYLSGPNNIKFYTHCASGCGGAPQKNQYTYAALNASSNSANVSSVWNISLIGCTLTIQYDDPAYVMIYYNSFKNLWIFKKSPRGTATMAVFGSGPTAPQTCTFS; encoded by the coding sequence ATGATTAAGCATAAGCCGTTTTCAAAGTTATTACTACCAAGAAATCGTGGCTTTACAATCGTAGAACTACTGGTCGTCATATCTACAATAGCTATCCTTGTCACGATTGGGACTTATGCATATATAAATGTCCAGAAACAAAGTACCGATGCTGCCATTGTCGCAAAAGCCAGTTGGATAGCACATCAACTTGACCAGTATAAAACCACACATGGTGAATATCCTTTAATGGAGGCCCTTAATCCAGGGACAAGCTCGACATATGTTACGATGACCGATTTTACAGCTGCAGCAAGTATACTAAACGTAACCACAGATTACCTCAGTGGACCAAATAATATAAAATTTTATACCCATTGTGCATCAGGCTGCGGTGGAGCGCCTCAGAAAAACCAGTATACTTATGCCGCACTCAATGCTAGTTCGAATAGTGCAAACGTATCATCGGTATGGAATATTAGTTTGATTGGCTGTACATTAACTATTCAATACGATGATCCTGCGTATGTCATGATTTATTACAATTCATTCAAAAATCTATGGATATTTAAGAAAAGTCCTAGAGGCACTGCAACAATGGCAGTATTTGGAAGTGGCCCAACTGCACCACAAACGTGTACTTTCAGTTAG
- a CDS encoding NUDIX domain-containing protein, whose translation MPTKQTVIESVAKVLIIDNENRVLTLVLGEHLKYPEKSYRPDLPGGIVDPGESELSAVIREVKEECGFALDPEKVQPAYSETAYYEKENKSVTKLLYIAYVDERRVVKLSWEHSDYRWVTLEDLQAINLQPFFNNSIKYSIQHKLIRIR comes from the coding sequence ATGCCGACAAAACAAACAGTAATTGAGTCAGTTGCTAAAGTTCTCATTATTGATAATGAGAATCGAGTGCTAACCTTAGTTCTCGGAGAGCATTTAAAATATCCAGAGAAATCTTACCGACCTGATCTTCCAGGTGGAATTGTCGACCCGGGAGAGTCTGAGCTGTCAGCTGTTATCCGTGAGGTCAAAGAAGAATGCGGTTTTGCATTAGACCCTGAAAAGGTTCAGCCTGCTTATAGCGAGACAGCTTATTACGAAAAAGAGAACAAGTCAGTAACTAAGCTGCTTTATATTGCCTATGTAGATGAACGGCGTGTAGTTAAACTTAGCTGGGAACATAGTGACTACAGATGGGTAACGTTAGAAGATCTTCAAGCAATTAATTTGCAACCATTCTTTAATAATTCTATAAAATACTCAATTCAACACAAATTGATTAGGATTCGGTAA
- a CDS encoding glycosyltransferase encodes MLLIILFWIFIIISVINTIHFALYLVGANYYDILSFRNKSLFNKLKIGKKPLVSVLIPAHNEQMSIVRSLDSVRGSSYRKLEIVVIDDASTDNTKQLVRAYIKKHPKANIKLMFKRKNGGKAAAMNHALRHGVHGEFVMTLDADSLIHKDSIKNAVEYFKDETVVGVAANVRVLDSNTVLGLLQKFEYMVGYRSKKFFTVTNSEFIVGGVASTYRMSVLKKVGFYDDDIMTEDIALSLKIVAQGNKANRIVYGVNVLALTEGVLTFKALLRQRYRWKMGNLQSILKYRHLFGDRSGNYTKMLTWYRIPMAFIGEFLLLLEPLALIYVIILCIQLSSLSFVIGAYITITIYLLWNILPDEHMDFRKKLRMSFYAPIMYFIMYIMNIVQIVAIVRCLINYPQVLRKVKTSSNWKSPERNGQQQVTFS; translated from the coding sequence ATGTTACTCATAATCTTATTCTGGATATTTATTATCATCAGTGTCATTAATACTATCCACTTCGCACTTTATCTCGTAGGCGCTAACTATTACGATATTCTTAGTTTCCGAAACAAGTCTCTTTTCAATAAATTAAAGATTGGTAAAAAACCTCTTGTCAGTGTTTTAATCCCAGCACATAACGAACAGATGTCGATTGTGCGTAGTCTTGATTCAGTAAGAGGTAGTTCATACCGAAAACTTGAAATCGTCGTCATCGATGATGCATCAACAGACAACACTAAACAGCTTGTACGTGCATACATCAAGAAACACCCTAAAGCTAACATAAAACTTATGTTTAAGCGAAAAAATGGTGGTAAAGCTGCTGCCATGAACCACGCACTCCGTCATGGTGTCCATGGTGAATTTGTCATGACACTTGATGCGGACTCGCTTATTCATAAAGATAGCATCAAAAACGCAGTAGAGTATTTTAAGGATGAGACGGTTGTCGGCGTCGCTGCAAACGTACGTGTGCTTGATAGCAATACAGTCTTAGGTCTATTGCAGAAATTTGAATACATGGTTGGTTACCGATCGAAGAAATTCTTTACCGTCACGAATAGTGAGTTTATTGTTGGTGGAGTTGCCTCAACTTACCGTATGAGTGTTCTTAAAAAAGTAGGTTTTTACGACGATGATATCATGACAGAAGATATTGCACTTAGCCTAAAAATCGTTGCGCAAGGTAACAAGGCCAACCGTATTGTCTACGGTGTAAATGTTCTTGCATTAACAGAAGGAGTTCTGACATTCAAGGCGCTCCTTCGTCAACGATACCGCTGGAAAATGGGTAACCTTCAAAGTATACTTAAGTATCGTCATTTATTTGGTGATCGCAGCGGCAACTATACAAAAATGCTTACTTGGTACCGTATACCTATGGCATTTATAGGTGAGTTTCTCTTACTCCTTGAACCCCTCGCGCTTATTTATGTCATCATTCTATGTATCCAACTTTCAAGCCTATCATTTGTTATTGGTGCATACATCACGATCACTATATATCTTTTATGGAATATTCTCCCCGACGAACATATGGACTTTAGAAAAAAACTTCGTATGAGTTTTTACGCTCCAATAATGTACTTCATTATGTACATTATGAATATTGTACAAATCGTTGCAATTGTACGATGCCTTATCAACTATCCTCAAGTTTTAAGGAAAGTTAAAACATCAAGTAACTGGAAATCTCCTGAACGTAACGGTCAACAGCAAGTTACATTCTCGTAA
- a CDS encoding MFS transporter, with translation MIIDKNNQKIVLWSMILAVSMTTIDQTIVALSADTIQTGLGVSHSVIVWSINAYILATAAFFLLGGKLADVFGHKRMVVIGIALFALFSLLCGLTPSGDIAGPWLITARALQGVSTALMFPAALGIVRAGFPLESRGKASATFFSITGAMTAIGPIVGGYLTDWTWRSIFWINVPIAIVALALIAKRKIEDKSERHPIDWQGGALIAASMGLSIAGLQQAGTWGWDSVLTWLFIAAGLAFLVAFIQFERKAQYPLVKLHAFKNRGFSLSVLATFFSSMAFIPIFFFISVYAQISLGLDVSTSGLLLLEFFIGFTVASIYGGKIFDKKGARIPLIMGGLLGGIGFAWWASKLSILTDGGSFLSSPQFFPTVLAGAGIGFMFSAASTDIANRSSEKAFGESTAISQTAKNFGGALGLALLATLLATQLNTNLVNSFTALGASASDAQSVAKDINSQAQGDKQNSSSESSLPKDVQDKFNNAVRDGYAESTKTVFYSMSGAMFIILILGLMYPKHEEINIRKV, from the coding sequence ATGATTATTGATAAAAATAACCAAAAAATAGTGCTATGGTCAATGATTCTCGCTGTCTCAATGACAACAATAGATCAGACTATTGTAGCTCTTTCGGCAGATACTATACAAACAGGGCTTGGCGTTTCACATTCTGTTATTGTCTGGAGTATTAACGCCTATATCCTAGCAACCGCAGCTTTTTTCCTTCTTGGTGGTAAGCTAGCTGACGTTTTTGGCCATAAACGAATGGTTGTTATAGGAATCGCATTATTTGCGCTGTTTTCACTATTATGTGGTCTTACGCCAAGCGGCGATATCGCTGGTCCGTGGCTCATTACTGCTCGAGCACTTCAGGGTGTAAGTACGGCACTTATGTTCCCTGCGGCTTTAGGCATCGTCCGTGCAGGATTTCCACTTGAGTCACGCGGAAAAGCATCGGCGACGTTCTTTAGTATAACTGGTGCGATGACGGCAATTGGACCCATTGTTGGTGGCTATTTAACGGACTGGACGTGGCGTTCAATCTTTTGGATTAATGTTCCGATTGCAATTGTTGCACTTGCTCTTATCGCTAAAAGAAAAATAGAAGATAAAAGTGAGCGTCATCCTATAGATTGGCAAGGTGGCGCACTCATTGCTGCCAGTATGGGCCTTAGTATTGCGGGCTTACAACAAGCTGGAACTTGGGGCTGGGACAGTGTCCTTACATGGCTTTTTATAGCTGCAGGACTGGCGTTCCTCGTCGCATTTATTCAATTTGAGAGGAAAGCTCAATATCCCCTCGTCAAGCTGCACGCATTTAAAAATCGCGGGTTTAGTTTATCGGTTCTAGCAACATTCTTTTCATCAATGGCATTTATTCCAATATTTTTCTTCATAAGTGTTTATGCGCAAATTTCTCTCGGTTTAGATGTTAGTACATCAGGTCTACTGCTCCTGGAATTTTTCATAGGATTTACCGTAGCATCTATTTACGGAGGTAAAATATTCGATAAAAAAGGAGCTCGTATCCCTTTGATTATGGGTGGCCTGTTAGGAGGTATTGGGTTTGCCTGGTGGGCATCAAAGCTTTCTATACTAACTGATGGTGGATCTTTTCTTAGTTCACCACAATTCTTTCCTACAGTTCTTGCTGGTGCTGGTATCGGCTTTATGTTTAGCGCCGCAAGCACAGATATCGCAAACAGGAGTAGTGAAAAAGCGTTTGGAGAATCAACCGCCATTTCTCAAACTGCGAAAAATTTTGGTGGTGCTCTTGGACTTGCTTTACTTGCAACGCTACTTGCAACACAACTTAATACCAACCTCGTAAACTCTTTTACTGCACTCGGTGCAAGCGCAAGTGATGCGCAATCTGTCGCTAAAGACATTAATAGCCAAGCCCAGGGAGATAAACAAAACAGTAGCAGTGAATCAAGCCTGCCTAAGGATGTGCAGGATAAATTTAATAATGCCGTTAGAGATGGCTACGCAGAATCTACAAAAACAGTATTTTATAGTATGTCTGGTGCTATGTTCATTATTCTCATTCTTGGTCTTATGTATCCTAAGCATGAAGAGATTAATATTCGCAAAGTATAA
- a CDS encoding IS1595 family transposase translates to MRYTVQQFREDFPSNDVCLDTIFQNRYGDVADCPSCGVIDASFHRVKGRKCYACAHCGYQLHPLAETIFHKSSTSLTIWFEAIYMFSVSKNGVAAKELERYFGVTYKTAHRMARQIRSLMSEDGSIGGFGTPVEIDETYIGGKHAHKLRYSKKSAVFGAVERGGEVRAKHVKSTGARVLIPEVLGTVALGTTIHSDEWAAYNSLPKHGYSHTTVNHSTLEYVRGDAYTNTIEGFWGQMKRSLDGTYHSVSPKYLQLYVDEFVFRYNLRGAVVYPALLERVWMRV, encoded by the coding sequence ATGAGATACACCGTCCAGCAGTTCCGCGAAGACTTTCCGAGCAACGACGTGTGCTTAGATACGATCTTTCAAAACCGTTATGGTGACGTAGCTGATTGCCCTAGCTGTGGTGTTATCGACGCTAGTTTCCATCGTGTTAAGGGGCGTAAGTGTTACGCCTGTGCGCATTGTGGCTATCAGCTACACCCACTTGCAGAGACCATCTTCCATAAGTCATCTACTTCACTAACCATTTGGTTTGAAGCTATCTACATGTTCAGTGTCTCGAAGAACGGCGTTGCTGCTAAAGAGCTAGAGCGGTACTTTGGGGTTACCTACAAGACCGCACACCGCATGGCACGTCAAATCCGCTCGCTCATGAGTGAAGATGGGTCTATCGGCGGCTTTGGTACACCGGTCGAGATCGACGAGACTTACATCGGTGGTAAGCACGCCCACAAACTTCGATACAGCAAAAAGAGCGCAGTGTTCGGTGCTGTTGAGCGCGGCGGCGAAGTTCGCGCTAAGCATGTTAAGAGTACAGGTGCACGAGTATTGATACCTGAAGTACTTGGCACGGTTGCGCTTGGCACGACAATCCATAGCGATGAGTGGGCAGCGTACAACTCACTACCTAAACATGGCTACTCGCACACGACTGTTAATCACAGCACGCTAGAGTACGTGCGCGGCGATGCTTACACGAATACTATCGAGGGTTTTTGGGGACAGATGAAGCGTTCTTTGGACGGGACTTATCACTCTGTTTCACCGAAGTATCTCCAGCTTTACGTGGACGAGTTTGTTTTTCGCTATAACCTTCGGGGTGCAGTTGTTTATCCTGCTCTTTTGGAACGGGTGTGGATGCGCGTTTGA
- a CDS encoding cohesin domain-containing protein produces the protein MKKLFYKIIQTTAVLAIILIPTNAFAAVGSGGANISVSSASANVGNEVKISINETSSVGVAGVEADFTYDASMLSCNSSSINVSASGFGQSYPSSCGNGSLKIARATSSGTVSGTQNIATVTFTALRSGVARLVVAESSEIDDISVSNACGSSCASGSIASTITVSNTPTTPPSNPTAPVAPTNGGTTTATTPSKSTSSTPTSSTSTSTKSNATPVTGSTSTTGQATAQDGTMSMNETQTAAKTDNKIAAAPVQATKNFNLIPVVIAALIALAVGTWYILSQRNKAALAASAAAAVAATKASKKPNTKKAKTVKKTK, from the coding sequence ATGAAAAAACTATTCTACAAAATAATACAGACAACCGCTGTATTGGCAATCATTTTAATACCAACTAACGCATTTGCTGCCGTTGGAAGCGGTGGAGCCAACATTTCCGTTTCTTCAGCAAGCGCTAATGTTGGAAACGAAGTTAAGATATCAATTAATGAAACGAGCTCGGTCGGCGTAGCAGGCGTAGAAGCGGATTTTACTTATGATGCATCTATGTTGTCATGCAATTCTTCAAGTATAAATGTCTCCGCGAGTGGTTTTGGTCAATCTTACCCAAGCAGTTGTGGAAATGGTTCATTAAAAATTGCACGTGCAACATCGAGTGGCACAGTATCTGGCACTCAAAATATTGCAACGGTCACATTTACCGCTTTAAGGTCTGGCGTTGCTAGACTAGTGGTTGCTGAGTCATCTGAAATTGATGATATTAGTGTAAGTAATGCATGTGGCAGTAGTTGCGCATCAGGCTCTATCGCATCCACAATTACAGTGTCTAACACTCCTACGACACCACCTTCTAATCCAACAGCTCCTGTCGCTCCAACAAATGGTGGTACAACAACAGCTACCACTCCTAGCAAAAGTACATCTTCTACACCGACGTCCTCAACAAGCACAAGTACAAAGTCTAATGCGACACCAGTAACAGGCTCAACATCGACAACCGGTCAGGCAACGGCACAAGATGGCACAATGAGTATGAACGAGACACAAACAGCAGCAAAGACAGATAATAAAATAGCAGCAGCGCCCGTCCAAGCTACCAAAAACTTCAACTTGATTCCTGTCGTCATTGCAGCGCTCATCGCACTTGCAGTAGGCACGTGGTATATACTTTCTCAGCGCAACAAAGCAGCGCTTGCAGCGTCAGCAGCCGCCGCAGTAGCAGCAACAAAAGCATCAAAAAAGCCAAATACTAAAAAAGCTAAAACAGTTAAGAAAACGAAATAA
- a CDS encoding DUF5678 domain-containing protein codes for MNDLDQEFKYYKAHQSELLVEYENRWIVIKDEAVVGAYNTQIEALTESTAKYEIGTFLIQFVDSGNQSYTQTFHSRVSL; via the coding sequence ATGAATGACCTTGATCAGGAATTCAAATACTATAAAGCTCATCAAAGTGAGCTTTTAGTTGAATACGAAAATAGATGGATTGTGATCAAGGACGAAGCCGTAGTTGGAGCATATAATACTCAAATCGAGGCACTTACCGAGTCAACCGCTAAATATGAGATCGGAACTTTCCTTATCCAATTCGTGGATTCAGGAAATCAAAGCTATACACAGACTTTCCATTCTCGCGTTTCACTGTGA
- a CDS encoding DUF6270 domain-containing protein — translation MRNKPRIDIVGSCVSRDVFNSRFTDGYKDYVEIGETVYQTALPSLIDETPAPLISETDKIKRVFIQTLNEEYSGNNLQRVIDSRPDFILFDFFADVHMGVTRKMGRYVTRNHMAFQILSNADDHFEDQDIKAPDRMRFGDNEYNQLAVKSLRTLSDRLKSDLPKTELIINSARFSTAHIDETKTVHEFANTDSLQRKNTFWDLLDVMAVDELDAQRISHGDSLFIASPNHPWGLHSVHYTQAYYDNLWKEVRRITES, via the coding sequence ATGCGTAACAAACCAAGAATAGATATTGTCGGTTCATGTGTTTCTAGGGACGTATTTAACAGTCGATTTACGGACGGTTATAAAGACTACGTAGAGATTGGCGAAACGGTGTACCAAACTGCGCTACCTAGTCTTATTGACGAAACACCCGCTCCTCTTATTTCTGAGACTGACAAGATAAAGAGAGTCTTCATTCAAACCTTAAATGAAGAATACTCTGGCAACAATCTTCAAAGAGTGATCGATTCCCGCCCTGATTTCATACTGTTCGATTTCTTTGCTGATGTTCATATGGGCGTCACTCGGAAAATGGGAAGGTACGTAACACGCAATCATATGGCGTTTCAGATACTAAGTAATGCCGATGATCACTTTGAGGATCAAGACATTAAAGCACCTGATAGAATGCGATTTGGTGATAATGAGTACAACCAACTTGCAGTAAAGTCGTTAAGAACACTCAGTGATAGATTAAAAAGTGATTTACCAAAAACAGAACTGATTATTAATTCAGCCCGGTTTTCGACCGCTCACATCGATGAAACTAAAACCGTGCATGAGTTCGCCAACACCGATAGTCTACAACGGAAAAATACATTTTGGGACTTGCTAGACGTTATGGCTGTTGATGAGCTTGATGCACAGCGCATATCGCATGGTGATAGTTTATTTATCGCCTCCCCGAATCATCCATGGGGTCTTCACTCCGTCCACTATACACAAGCATACTACGATAACCTGTGGAAAGAAGTCCGTAGAATTACCGAATCCTAA
- a CDS encoding retroviral-like aspartic protease family protein: MSKLLPPTGGALTATHNGRARELHSDVSVRSAIQTVDQVQFDGIWDTGATNTVITQVVVDRLKLPQTGVKEVHTPQGSHTTPSYIVDLLFPGTDLEFNGLEVTLGTLPNCQVLIGMDVIGFGDFSVTNKDGLTVMSFRAPSKQRIDYVEQVNREKIKFSLLSKTKQRKFMSGK, encoded by the coding sequence GTGAGCAAGTTGTTACCACCTACGGGTGGCGCGCTAACAGCTACTCATAATGGTAGGGCTAGAGAATTACATTCAGATGTTAGTGTACGAAGTGCGATCCAGACTGTTGATCAGGTTCAATTCGATGGAATATGGGACACTGGCGCAACTAACACTGTAATCACTCAGGTTGTGGTTGATAGGCTAAAATTACCTCAAACTGGGGTTAAAGAGGTACATACTCCACAAGGATCACACACTACACCCAGTTACATTGTTGACCTACTTTTTCCGGGGACAGACTTAGAGTTCAATGGCCTCGAAGTCACTCTTGGCACACTGCCAAATTGTCAGGTACTAATCGGGATGGATGTTATAGGATTTGGTGACTTTTCAGTAACGAATAAAGATGGTCTTACTGTGATGTCGTTTCGTGCACCCTCGAAGCAGCGCATTGACTATGTCGAACAAGTTAACAGAGAAAAGATTAAATTCTCTCTGCTGTCGAAGACTAAACAGCGAAAATTTATGAGTGGTAAATGA
- a CDS encoding sortase yields the protein MNLKFNITIGTLFILAGILLGSGSIISYLDPMMSSTVAAVSTSTVSTKKSTDETSAQEPVHISVPNTGLSVNIQPGYYNEKDGSWTLSKTEAQFAVISNEPNTVSGNTYIYGHNTSEVFAKLQDVKTGDKAIVSTADGKQYTYVLVSTKEVSPTDVDQFSYKGKPILTLQTCSGLWDQYRKLFVFNLESVN from the coding sequence ATGAACCTCAAATTCAACATCACTATCGGAACACTTTTTATCCTAGCTGGCATTCTTTTAGGCTCTGGAAGTATAATCAGTTACTTAGATCCCATGATGAGTAGCACGGTTGCTGCAGTATCGACAAGTACAGTGTCCACAAAAAAGTCCACTGACGAAACGAGTGCACAGGAGCCAGTTCATATTAGCGTACCTAACACCGGATTATCTGTTAATATTCAGCCTGGTTACTATAATGAAAAAGATGGATCTTGGACACTCAGCAAAACAGAGGCTCAGTTTGCCGTTATAAGTAATGAGCCAAATACTGTATCGGGTAATACATATATATACGGACACAATACCTCCGAAGTATTCGCGAAGCTACAAGATGTAAAAACTGGCGATAAAGCAATTGTATCAACAGCCGATGGAAAACAGTATACTTACGTGCTTGTCAGTACAAAAGAGGTAAGTCCTACTGATGTTGATCAGTTCTCATACAAAGGTAAGCCAATCTTAACTCTACAGACTTGTTCTGGTCTTTGGGACCAGTACCGCAAATTGTTTGTTTTTAACCTAGAAAGCGTAAATTAA
- a CDS encoding NAD(P)-dependent oxidoreductase, protein MNDTKLITVIVPDKKGKDAMEKIQGINAILVESGKPVVSDALNAEVLVVGPAEQQSEVEDALRQIKQLPHLKLLQTLGQGIEQWDGLLPNDLIISTARGAHGGSTAELVLASLLAIMRELPHYIKNQQSRIWEGRRARTLQNANVLVYGSGDLGLNIKSRMLPFGAKVTMVGAHNHEDVIDTAKARTLLPTTDVVILALPLTRDTRHTVDTDFLALLRDGTIVINAGRGGLVDQAALLKELQDGRLQAALDVTTPEPLEFDSPLWDAPGLLITPHVGGNTVGADDRAWEMAVSQIQAYVRGDLSYS, encoded by the coding sequence ATGAATGATACGAAGTTAATTACAGTTATTGTACCTGATAAAAAAGGTAAAGACGCAATGGAAAAAATACAAGGCATCAACGCTATTCTAGTTGAATCGGGAAAACCTGTAGTTTCGGATGCGTTGAATGCTGAAGTATTGGTAGTCGGCCCTGCTGAGCAGCAGAGTGAAGTTGAGGATGCACTACGCCAAATTAAGCAACTACCACACCTCAAGTTGTTACAAACGCTCGGGCAAGGTATTGAGCAGTGGGACGGTCTCTTGCCGAATGATCTTATAATTTCTACTGCCCGTGGTGCACACGGTGGCTCAACGGCCGAACTGGTACTGGCATCGTTACTGGCAATCATGCGGGAATTGCCGCACTATATTAAAAACCAACAATCACGTATTTGGGAAGGTCGTAGAGCACGCACTCTTCAAAATGCCAATGTGCTTGTGTATGGTTCCGGCGACCTCGGCCTTAATATTAAAAGTCGCATGTTGCCATTCGGCGCAAAAGTAACAATGGTTGGTGCGCATAATCACGAAGATGTTATCGACACTGCAAAAGCTCGTACCCTACTACCTACTACTGATGTAGTAATCCTAGCACTACCATTAACGAGGGATACGCGGCATACTGTTGATACTGATTTTCTCGCACTTTTACGCGACGGCACCATTGTTATTAATGCTGGTCGTGGTGGTTTAGTTGATCAAGCTGCACTTCTAAAAGAATTACAAGATGGTCGGCTTCAAGCTGCACTAGATGTTACGACTCCAGAACCTTTGGAGTTTGATAGTCCACTGTGGGATGCGCCAGGGCTATTAATCACACCACATGTTGGGGGCAATACAGTCGGTGCCGATGATAGGGCCTGGGAGATGGCAGTGAGCCAAATACAAGCGTACGTACGCGGTGATTTATCTTATAGTTAA
- a CDS encoding glycosyltransferase family A protein: MISVITPNYNGDKWLGDYLDSITNQTLPQEEIEVMFVDDGSTDKSREIVESYSDRIPGLRPIWHEHTARPGELRNLAVQRAIGKYVLFLDSDDYIGTEALERLDGFSSENPSDIFAFQLEGIDRNVPRSMLNTTAVNVDLIDSGLYKTLGIWKMVDRKFIIDNDIRFDPSIRRGDDVMFFIEAMLKAKRLSVLSDYPFYMLRGREDGTSITQEEWDHNKRLSVVKKAAQLVTEMAQDKRTKDHFMIRLFNADAIEITESASLTDDTVMDLKQALAPHWNRGVADLIYTDSNRQKLINIFGEPIDE, translated from the coding sequence ATGATAAGCGTAATCACTCCCAATTATAATGGCGACAAATGGCTCGGTGACTATCTTGATTCTATAACTAATCAGACGCTACCCCAAGAAGAAATAGAAGTCATGTTTGTCGACGATGGATCAACTGATAAATCTCGTGAGATCGTAGAAAGCTATAGTGATCGAATACCCGGTTTAAGGCCTATCTGGCATGAACATACTGCGCGCCCGGGCGAGTTGCGCAATTTAGCCGTGCAGCGTGCCATAGGTAAATACGTACTCTTTCTCGACTCTGATGACTACATAGGTACAGAAGCATTAGAAAGACTGGATGGCTTTTCAAGTGAGAACCCTAGCGACATCTTTGCTTTTCAGCTGGAGGGCATAGACAGAAATGTTCCTCGTTCAATGCTAAATACTACTGCGGTGAATGTTGATCTGATTGACTCTGGTTTATACAAAACTTTGGGTATATGGAAAATGGTTGACCGTAAATTCATCATCGATAATGACATTAGGTTTGATCCAAGTATTAGACGTGGTGATGATGTCATGTTCTTTATCGAAGCTATGCTAAAAGCGAAACGGCTATCTGTTTTATCTGATTACCCGTTCTATATGTTGCGCGGTCGCGAAGATGGCACCTCCATTACGCAGGAGGAGTGGGATCATAACAAGCGGTTGAGTGTCGTCAAAAAGGCAGCTCAGCTGGTAACTGAGATGGCTCAAGATAAGAGAACAAAAGATCATTTTATGATACGGCTGTTTAACGCTGATGCGATAGAGATCACAGAGAGCGCATCTCTCACAGATGATACAGTCATGGATTTGAAACAAGCTCTCGCACCTCACTGGAATCGAGGCGTGGCCGACTTAATCTATACCGACAGCAACAGACAAAAGTTAATAAATATATTTGGCGAACCGATCGATGAATAA
- a CDS encoding aminoglycoside phosphotransferase family protein, with the protein MNNSERLKFLSSEGVIPLDSRIISTHNNLVVASDSESIVARISTVAQIEARKDPGDLIYSHKMSNVIGRDGAVLSPIDERPIEFGENIISRYPKMPIPDWSEVSGDELAEAARKLNSFPYQTAGLFRNNRIRHMNVADYVQSRLKSLDDQPNKNAVTYIQKILDKYRTDHCFSTAAIQSGGLVHGDMHSGNVVSANNQLLFIDLDSIAIGPREYDLASWCVRRMRGDVAPAVEATTLSVAEGLVNKDLIRSMVGWKVLSSMSHELVYNPINSESKIIELARIAEELEAPGDWSSNA; encoded by the coding sequence ATGAATAATAGCGAACGGCTAAAATTTCTTAGCTCCGAAGGCGTAATACCTTTGGATAGTAGGATAATTTCAACACATAATAATCTTGTAGTTGCATCCGATTCAGAAAGTATCGTTGCCCGAATATCAACCGTCGCGCAAATCGAAGCTAGAAAAGATCCTGGTGACTTAATATACTCACACAAAATGTCGAATGTAATAGGTCGCGACGGTGCAGTTTTATCTCCAATAGATGAGAGGCCGATAGAGTTTGGCGAAAATATCATTTCTCGCTATCCTAAAATGCCGATTCCAGACTGGAGTGAAGTTTCGGGGGATGAGCTTGCAGAAGCTGCGCGTAAACTAAACAGCTTTCCTTATCAGACTGCTGGCCTTTTTCGCAATAATCGTATCCGGCATATGAATGTTGCAGATTATGTACAATCCAGGCTTAAGTCTCTTGATGATCAACCAAACAAAAATGCAGTAACGTATATACAAAAGATATTAGACAAATACCGTACAGATCACTGTTTTAGTACCGCAGCGATACAAAGTGGCGGTTTAGTTCACGGTGATATGCATAGTGGAAATGTCGTATCAGCTAACAATCAACTACTTTTTATAGACCTTGATTCAATCGCGATAGGACCAAGGGAGTATGACTTGGCATCTTGGTGTGTGCGTAGGATGAGGGGTGATGTAGCACCTGCAGTCGAAGCTACAACCCTTTCTGTAGCAGAAGGTCTAGTGAACAAAGACTTAATTCGCTCAATGGTAGGCTGGAAAGTATTATCCTCTATGAGTCATGAATTAGTTTATAATCCTATAAATTCAGAGAGCAAGATTATAGAACTTGCAAGAATTGCCGAAGAACTAGAGGCACCTGGGGACTGGAGCTCTAATGCGTAA